A genomic region of Salvelinus alpinus chromosome 12, SLU_Salpinus.1, whole genome shotgun sequence contains the following coding sequences:
- the LOC139535810 gene encoding uncharacterized protein C6orf132 homolog isoform X3 — translation MSSSDVVQGFAVPTPKVPVLPPFNSPKINRAVNGDRFSNGSAISVPDLVDGEIFIPPPPTMAPPPPPPMFIPPPPDFLGDLDSIQPPSMPPPKPQLVVLSKEYEDFSSLKPPLMAPPKPPSTSSSASSSSFSISTPTPVPDFTEPPKFAPPQPPIDMRQAALKALKTPPPKPTRLSSIHSMDESSQVPAQASLVQTPTPSSFNPQNTAKLYSVPKTGILGRQLDRDNRPKQILLLQVNGKDPPVAPPGKPAQRNSLGLQLEQDLQDLKENLQATLPGQPTPPETWEEVEPLSLSAQQGINKLAAAPPKMSPKLQKVVTAPVNTEASQVKQEASPGRNNKFRPMLDSKLRNLKASDVTGMRDGPASSPLALLMAAKEREKHRSSLSLENSTKSNEPLASIQHSEFNPNSFTVIPRATSFTSVTSQHKPQSVVPLEATVVIQTPAKPQIIESVVKGPIANPVVKRILPTPRSSSSSSLAVEKQSGEQRIESPSSLVRDEENLCMPLLPPPPEFDDHDVVDSPPSLPPPDPPLKKVLPPTPSPVLPVLSSTAIPVLPVKTPSPPPPKPKSPSPPKFPPPVMEIKPKLPVQTKPKPPPTQALSSLSASQATLQSILQKKMLEMDCKMDIKMLAMKETDSDDWGSPLSDETKFPVVPRVTPKNPVITAKSKSATVPAKTQGLDMMETKMAMKGQGLSEPSKVPTSNGTRSKQAYGMTFMVQPGTKQPITVVSK, via the exons TAAATGGCGATCGGTTTTCCAATGGATCAGCTATATCTGTACCTGATTTGGTGGATGGGGAGATATTTATTCCACCTCCCCCTACAATGGCacccccaccccctccacccATGTTCATCCCTCCCCCACCAGATTTCTTGGGTGACTTGGACTCCATTCAGCCTCCCTCCATGCCCCCTCCAAAACCACAATTAGTGGTTCTGTCTAAAGAGTACGAGGATTTCTCCTCCCTGAAACCTCCACTAATGGCCCCCCCGAAGCCCCCGTCAACTTCCTCCAGTGCTTCTAGTTCATCTTTTTCCATATCTACACCAACACCAGTCCCTGATTTTACTGAGCCCCCAAAGTTTGCCCCTCCACAGCCCCCTATAGACATGAGGCAAGCTGCTCTGAAAGCCCTGAAGACCCCGCCTCCAAAGCCAACAAGGCTGTCCTCCATCCACAGCATGGACGAATCCTCCCAGGTTCCAGCCCAAGCTTCCCTAGTACAGACCCCGACACCCTCCAGCTTCAACCCCCAGAACACAGCTAAGCTCTACAGTGTTCCTAAGACTGGCATTCTAGGTAGGCAGTTGGACCGTGACAATAGGCCCAAGCAGATCCTACTCCTCCAGGTCAATGGGAAAGACCCCCCTGTGGCACCACCAGGTAAGCCAGCCCAGAGAAATAGCTTGGGTTTGCAGCTGGAGCAAGACCTGCAGGACTTAAAGGAAAACTTGCAAGCCACCCTTCCAGGCCAACCCACCCCACCCGAGACTTGGGAGGAAGTGGAGCCTTTGTCTTTATCAGCACAACAGGGTATCAACAAACTTGCTGCAGCGCCCCCTAAAATGTCCCCTAAGCTTCAGAAGGTGGTCACTGCCCCTGTAAACACAGAGGCTAGCCAGGTCAAGCAGGAAGCGTCTCCAGGCCGGAATAACAAGTTCCGTCCTATGCTGGACAGTAAACTACGCAACCTGAAGGCCAGTGATGTCACTGGGATGAGGGACGGTCCTGCCTCTTCCCCCCTAGCTCTTCTCATGGCAGCTAAAGAGCGAGAGAAGCACAGGTCCAGTCTTTCCCTTGAAAACAGCACGAAGAGTAATGAGCCATTAGCCAGCATCCAACACAGTGAATTCAATCCCAATTCTTTCACCGTCATCCCTAGGGCCACCTCATTCACTTCTGTAACCTCACAACATAAACCACAGTCTGTGGTCCCATTGGAGGCCACAGTGGTAATCCAGACTCCAGCAAAACCCCAGATTATTGAGTCAGTGGTGAAGGGGCCAATTGCAAATCCAGTAGTTAAGAGGATTCTGCCCACCCCTAGATCCTCATCCTCCAGCAGTCTAGCCGTGGAGAAGCAAAGTGGAGAGCAGAGGATTGAGTCACCCTCTAGCCTTGTCAGGGATGAAGAGAACCTATGCATGCCATTACTCCCTCCCCCTCCCGAATTCGATGACCATGATGTCGTGGACTCTCCTCCCAGCTTACCTCCACCTGACCCTCCGCTGAAGAAGGTCCTGCCTCCCACTCCCAGCCCtgtccttccagtcctgtcctctACTGCCATCCCTGTCCTTCCTGTCAAAACTCCCTCGCCTCCCCCTCCAAAACCTAAATCTCCAAGCCCTCCCAAATTCCCACCTCCTGTCATGGAGATCAAACCCAAACTGCCTGTTCAGACCAAACCCAAGCCGCCTCCCACCCaggccctctcctccctctcagccAGCCAGGCCACGCTCCAGAGCATCCTGCAGAAGAAGATGCTAGAGATGGACTGCAAAATGGACATCAAAATGCTGGCCATGAAGGAAACAGACTCTGATGACTGGGGATCTCCCTTATCTGATGAGACCAAGTTCCCGGTTGTCCCCAGAGTCACCCCGAAAAACCCTGTTATCACTGCAAAGAGCAAGAGTGCCACTGTGCCAGCAAAAACACAAGGACTGGACATGATGGAGACAAAAATGGCCATGAAAGGTCAGGGTTTGTCAGAGCCATCAAAAGTTCCCACAAG CAATGGGACACGGTCAAAGCAGGCGTATGGCATGACTTTCATGGTACAACCCGGAACCAAACAACCAATCACTGTTGTCAGCAAATGA
- the LOC139535810 gene encoding uncharacterized protein C6orf132 homolog isoform X2 — MCLAFLSLSSSDVVQGFAVPTPKVPVLPPFNSPKINRAVNGDRFSNGSAISVPDLVDGEIFIPPPPTMAPPPPPPMFIPPPPDFLGDLDSIQPPSMPPPKPQLVVLSKEYEDFSSLKPPLMAPPKPPSTSSSASSSSFSISTPTPVPDFTEPPKFAPPQPPIDMRQAALKALKTPPPKPTRLSSIHSMDESSQVPAQASLVQTPTPSSFNPQNTAKLYSVPKTGILGRQLDRDNRPKQILLLQVNGKDPPVAPPGKPAQRNSLGLQLEQDLQDLKENLQATLPGQPTPPETWEEVEPLSLSAQQGINKLAAAPPKMSPKLQKVVTAPVNTEASQVKQEASPGRNNKFRPMLDSKLRNLKASDVTGMRDGPASSPLALLMAAKEREKHRSSLSLENSTKSNEPLASIQHSEFNPNSFTVIPRATSFTSVTSQHKPQSVVPLEATVVIQTPAKPQIIESVVKGPIANPVVKRILPTPRSSSSSSLAVEKQSGEQRIESPSSLVRDEENLCMPLLPPPPEFDDHDVVDSPPSLPPPDPPLKKVLPPTPSPVLPVLSSTAIPVLPVKTPSPPPPKPKSPSPPKFPPPVMEIKPKLPVQTKPKPPPTQALSSLSASQATLQSILQKKMLEMDCKMDIKMLAMKETDSDDWGSPLSDETKFPVVPRVTPKNPVITAKSKSATVPAKTQGLDMMETKMAMKGQGLSEPSKVPTSNGTRSKQAYGMTFMVQPGTKQPITVVSK; from the exons TAAATGGCGATCGGTTTTCCAATGGATCAGCTATATCTGTACCTGATTTGGTGGATGGGGAGATATTTATTCCACCTCCCCCTACAATGGCacccccaccccctccacccATGTTCATCCCTCCCCCACCAGATTTCTTGGGTGACTTGGACTCCATTCAGCCTCCCTCCATGCCCCCTCCAAAACCACAATTAGTGGTTCTGTCTAAAGAGTACGAGGATTTCTCCTCCCTGAAACCTCCACTAATGGCCCCCCCGAAGCCCCCGTCAACTTCCTCCAGTGCTTCTAGTTCATCTTTTTCCATATCTACACCAACACCAGTCCCTGATTTTACTGAGCCCCCAAAGTTTGCCCCTCCACAGCCCCCTATAGACATGAGGCAAGCTGCTCTGAAAGCCCTGAAGACCCCGCCTCCAAAGCCAACAAGGCTGTCCTCCATCCACAGCATGGACGAATCCTCCCAGGTTCCAGCCCAAGCTTCCCTAGTACAGACCCCGACACCCTCCAGCTTCAACCCCCAGAACACAGCTAAGCTCTACAGTGTTCCTAAGACTGGCATTCTAGGTAGGCAGTTGGACCGTGACAATAGGCCCAAGCAGATCCTACTCCTCCAGGTCAATGGGAAAGACCCCCCTGTGGCACCACCAGGTAAGCCAGCCCAGAGAAATAGCTTGGGTTTGCAGCTGGAGCAAGACCTGCAGGACTTAAAGGAAAACTTGCAAGCCACCCTTCCAGGCCAACCCACCCCACCCGAGACTTGGGAGGAAGTGGAGCCTTTGTCTTTATCAGCACAACAGGGTATCAACAAACTTGCTGCAGCGCCCCCTAAAATGTCCCCTAAGCTTCAGAAGGTGGTCACTGCCCCTGTAAACACAGAGGCTAGCCAGGTCAAGCAGGAAGCGTCTCCAGGCCGGAATAACAAGTTCCGTCCTATGCTGGACAGTAAACTACGCAACCTGAAGGCCAGTGATGTCACTGGGATGAGGGACGGTCCTGCCTCTTCCCCCCTAGCTCTTCTCATGGCAGCTAAAGAGCGAGAGAAGCACAGGTCCAGTCTTTCCCTTGAAAACAGCACGAAGAGTAATGAGCCATTAGCCAGCATCCAACACAGTGAATTCAATCCCAATTCTTTCACCGTCATCCCTAGGGCCACCTCATTCACTTCTGTAACCTCACAACATAAACCACAGTCTGTGGTCCCATTGGAGGCCACAGTGGTAATCCAGACTCCAGCAAAACCCCAGATTATTGAGTCAGTGGTGAAGGGGCCAATTGCAAATCCAGTAGTTAAGAGGATTCTGCCCACCCCTAGATCCTCATCCTCCAGCAGTCTAGCCGTGGAGAAGCAAAGTGGAGAGCAGAGGATTGAGTCACCCTCTAGCCTTGTCAGGGATGAAGAGAACCTATGCATGCCATTACTCCCTCCCCCTCCCGAATTCGATGACCATGATGTCGTGGACTCTCCTCCCAGCTTACCTCCACCTGACCCTCCGCTGAAGAAGGTCCTGCCTCCCACTCCCAGCCCtgtccttccagtcctgtcctctACTGCCATCCCTGTCCTTCCTGTCAAAACTCCCTCGCCTCCCCCTCCAAAACCTAAATCTCCAAGCCCTCCCAAATTCCCACCTCCTGTCATGGAGATCAAACCCAAACTGCCTGTTCAGACCAAACCCAAGCCGCCTCCCACCCaggccctctcctccctctcagccAGCCAGGCCACGCTCCAGAGCATCCTGCAGAAGAAGATGCTAGAGATGGACTGCAAAATGGACATCAAAATGCTGGCCATGAAGGAAACAGACTCTGATGACTGGGGATCTCCCTTATCTGATGAGACCAAGTTCCCGGTTGTCCCCAGAGTCACCCCGAAAAACCCTGTTATCACTGCAAAGAGCAAGAGTGCCACTGTGCCAGCAAAAACACAAGGACTGGACATGATGGAGACAAAAATGGCCATGAAAGGTCAGGGTTTGTCAGAGCCATCAAAAGTTCCCACAAG CAATGGGACACGGTCAAAGCAGGCGTATGGCATGACTTTCATGGTACAACCCGGAACCAAACAACCAATCACTGTTGTCAGCAAATGA